The window GCTCTTTTTGAGAGGGTGAAGGTTCGTACAACGCCATAATTGTTATAGCGATCGCAACCACAGAAAATACAGTCCATTTAGCTCCTTGAGCAATAAATTTCCCAAGAAGCAGACGAGGGGCTGGACTAGAAGGCTGAGGTAAACGCTGAGACTTTTTTGTCCCTATATTTTGAGTTGATTGCCCTGCTTTTGTCTCTCGAATATCAGGTTTTTCGTTAATCAGAGATTGGGAAAGGCGAGTACGATTTAACTCAATCGCATCATCGGGTTTTTTCTCGGATTCAAGTGAATTGTTTGGGGCAGAAGGTCGGTTAGCCAATAAGTGTTTCATGGTTGACCTAACGAGTGGATTAACAGTGTTGACGGATTTAAGGACGCACCTGATTAGAGAGAGAATTCGGTGAGCCTCCACGGCGAGAATTAGATGAGGGACTGGGTTCCCTAACCTCTTCCAAAGAGGCTTCGACCTTCCCATCGGGGCGTAATTTTAGGTTAATGCCTGTTTTTCCTCCATCTTCAACTGGAGTCACAAGCGAACTCCCCGGCAAGGGCATATTAGTGCGCTCAATGTACTGGGTAGCAGCATTATTTAAAGGCAGAATTTGTTGAATGGTACCATCTGCATTGAGTACAAGACTGTACTGTAAAGGCTCCTCCAAACCAGAAGGAGGTTTCCAGCCTTTTTTAAAGTAGTTTCTGACTTCTGCAATGATCGTGTTTTGATTCGTGCGGCTATTCTTCTGTGTCGTTCCCGTCGAAGCTACTTTTTGATCTGGAACCGAATCCAAAGAGGACGGGATTGGCACCGGTGAGGGAGATAGCAACTCAGGCGGAATAACGGGAAGACTGCCGGTAGAATCAGTTCCTTTCGGGACGTTCCGATTGGGTATCCCTCTAGGGGAGGGGATAACGGGGAGAGTTGGATCTAGACCTTTTGCTGGGGGAGTGGGAAGTACAGTGCCTGGGAGCGGTACCGTAGGCAGAGGCGAAGGATTCGTCGCGAGAGGGTTTTTTCCCAGCCCGTCTAGGGGCGGGGATAAATCAGGTAAGGGATATAGAGGGGATGGCAACAGCTCATCCGGTAATGGAGTGTTCGGCAAATCTAGAGGAGGCGTCGGCACGGTTGAGAGGGGATTTTCCGCCAGCGGTGAAGGTGGCTTGTCGGTTTCGGTTAACAGTGAAGGCTCTCTCATCAACGCCAAGGCTACGCCTACCACCACCACAACAAATGCCGCGAATTTAGCTTCTTGAGGAATTTTCGTCCAAAACGATTTCATGGTTAAACCTCAGGATGATCACGATGGAGCTGACGGCTGTTTCCAGATTAACCGTTACCTATCCCCTCTGGTAGAGGCACGGCAGAATCAATATTGTGCCTAAGCCGAGATATTAGGGTTGTTCTGACAATGGGAGATGATTTTGGACAACTTCTAAGTTCCCAAATAACGCCTCAAGAAACTTTCCAAAGATTCCAGTTTGAAGTTGTAAACAGACTCCAGTTTAGCAATCTCTTCTGATGTGCAGAAAAATTCATTCGCTAGCAATGTCCGCAGTGTACCCAAGCCTTTTCGGGTTTGAGGATTAACGAAACCGAAAGCATTTCTAATGCCATCAAACACGAACAAAGGTGGATTAATAATAATTGGATCTCGGTTAAAAATGCGGCTGAAAATGCGTGGGATATCCTCTCGTTTCAGCACATCTGGCCCACCGACGGCAAAGCTCTGATTGCGTGCCCCTTCCACCGTAATAGAATCAACAGCCATCTGTGCCAAATCGTCCGTACTCACAATTGAAGTTCGGTTTTTGCCATCACCATTGAGTAAATAAATCCCACTTTGCCGAAATTGTTCTGCTAGGGGAATTAAGTTTGACGCCAACCCGGAAGGACGCAAGATGGTATAATTTATCCCACTTGCTTCTAAGTACTTTTCCACAGCTCGCTTGGCTTTGAAGACTGGGGCATCTTCATAACCGCGATCGCTTCCCATTACCGAGATAAACACAAAGTGCTGAACCCCATGCTCTTTGGCTTGATCAATCAGCTCAATATTGGCTCGGTAGTCTAAGGTTTGTGCATTGCCCCTGCCAGAACCATGAGTACTAATGATGTACTGAACGCCCTTGCAGGCTTTCTGGATATCTCTTTCCTCTTGCAAATCACCGATAAACAGTTCAGCCCCCCGGCTTTCTAGCTCTCCATAGCGAGAACTCAGGCGGACAAAGGCTCGTACTGGTAGCTCTCGCTCCCGCAAGAGGCGCACGACGCGGCGTCCGATTTGTCCTGTGGCTCCAGTGACTAAGTACATGAAAAAACACCTCGTTGGTAGCGAACGGCTATCTCTTAGTGTATTTTTCAAACCTAAGTATTTCTACTTTAAAATTCAACAATGACTGGAGTATGGTCACTGGGTTGTTCAAGTTGCCTGGGCGCTTTATCAATGGTGCAACTGATAGCCTGATTATAGAGGTTGGGGGTAAGGTAATGATGGTCAATCCGCCAACCGCGATCGCGACTGAAGGCACGAGTCCGATAGTCCCACCAAGTAAAATGACCTGCCTCTGCGGTAAATTTGCGAAAGGCATCGGCTAACCCCACTGTTAAAACATCCTGTAAAGCTTGGCGTTCTGCCGGGGAAGCCATAATATGCTCGTCTCTGCCTTTGGGGTCGTGGATATCCCGATGATCTGGGGCAATGTTAAAATCGCCACAGACACAGAGTTCATGAGGCTGTTTTTCTAACAAAGTTTTCAGGTATTCCCGCAATACCTTGAGCCAACGAAGTTTGTAGTGGTATTTATCGCTTCCCACCGCCGAACCATTTGGCACATAGAGATTCACAATCCGCACATTTCCGACGATACCGGTAATCACTCGTTTTTGTTCGTCTAAATCTCCGACGACATCGGCACCCAACACGGGGGCAAACCCGATACTAATGTCTTCTACAGGTGTCCGACTGAGGATGGCAACGCCATTGTAGGATTTTTGCCCAGAAACGTAGAGGTGGTAGCCGAGGTTTTCCAAGGGCGATCGCGGAAAATCAGCATCCACAACCTTGGTTTCTTGCAGGCAAAGCACATCGACAGGGTTAGCTTGTAACCAATCCACCACCTGCATGAGGCGAGTGCGGATTGAGTTGACGTTCCAAGTAGCAATTTTCATGAGGCTGGCAAACCGAAATTCTGTAGGGGCGTTTGCCAAGCATGGTGCGAAGTAAACACCCCTACAAGAGCATATCTAATCCTGTTCCTCCAACAACGGCTTTAGTGTCTGGGGAAGCTAAATCTTGCAGCTTAAATCCCCAGCTTTTTGGGTAAAGCGGAGATTTTCGCCGTAGTCAACAGGGCAATCAATCACCGTTGGGACATCTTGAGCCAGCGCTTCTTTGAGTGTAGGAATCAACTCTGCTGCCGAATTCACCCGATATCCTTTTAACCCCATACTTTCCGCAAATTTAACAAAATCCGGATTGCCAAAGCGGATGAACGCGGAGTCACCAAAGTGATTTTGTTGCTTCCACTCAATCAAGCCATAACCACCATCATTGAAAATCAAAGTAACGAAGGGAGTACCGACTCGGAGTGCCGTCTCTAATTCCTGACAGTTCATCATAAATCCGCCATCACCCGTAACCGCAACGACGTTCCGTTCTGGATATACCAGTTTTGCGCCGATAGCTCCTGGCAGGGCAATTCCCATGGCGGCAAAGCCATTAGAGATGATACAAGTGTTGGGGCGATCGCAATGATACTGACGCGCCATCCACATCTTATGAGCACCGACATCAGAAATGACGATATCATCCGGCCCCATCACCTGCCGCAGGTCATAAATTAGCTTTTGCGGCTTGATGGGGAAACCTTCATCGTTCGCATACAGCTCATAGTCGGCTCGAATATCCGCCCGTAATTCTACGGCATAGGGTATGGTTTTGCCCTCCCGATCCGCCTGTTTCATAATTTCAGCGAGCGAATCAGAAATATCTCCTACCACTTCCACTAAGGGAATATAGCTGCTATCAATTTCTGCGGGAGACATGCCAATATGAATAATCGGAATCTTGCCTTCTGGATTCCACTTTTTCGGTGAATATTCCACCAAATCGTAACCCACAGCAATGATTAAATCGGCTTGATCAAAAGCACAACTTACATGGTCGCGTTGTTGTAATCCAACCGTCCATAACGCTAAGGGATGAGTGTAAGGAATCACACCTTTGCCCATAAAACTGTTCACAACGGGAATATTCATCCGAGTTGCAAATTCCGTTAGCGCTTCACTCGCACCCGCACGAATGGCTCCATTCCCCACGAGAATTAGAGGATTTTTAGCCTTAGAAATAGCGACAGCCGCTTTACCGATACTGCGAAAAGAGGCATAGGTTTTTTCTCGCTCATCTTTAGCCAGGGGTTGACCTAGTACTGGCATAGCAGCAATATTTTCCGGCAAGTCAATGTGAACCGCTCCCGGTTTTTCGCTCTGAGCAATTTTAAACGCCTTGCGGACAATTTCGGCTGTATTACTAGGGCGAACAATCTGGGCATTCCATTTGGTTACAGGCGCGAACATCGCCACCAAATCTAAATATTGGTGAGATTCAATGTGCATCCGATCGGTTCCCACCTGACCGGTGATAGCGACCAACGGTGCTCCATCTAAGTTGGCATCTGCAACACCGGTCATTAAATTAGTTGCGCCTGGACCGAGGGTAGACAGGCAAACGCCAGCCTTTCCGGTCAAGCGTCCATAAAGGTCTGCCATAAAAGCGGCACCCTGTTCATGACGGGTTGTAATGAACTTAATTGAAGAATGTCTGAGCGCCTCTAGAACGTGGAGATTCTCTTCGCCCGGAAGTCCAAAAACATACTCGACTCCTTCATTTTCCAGGCAACGTACCAACAGTTCAGCGGTGTTTATTTCGCCCATTTCACTTTTCCTAGTATTTAGTTGAGTTTTTGCTAAGATTTGGCATTTATGGAAGCTCTTAGCATTGAGGGACTAAACTTTGATGCCTTATAGGAGCGTAATGTAATACACTCGTAAAATTCAAGGTATTCTTAAGAATTAAGAACCCCTGTTTACTTAATCCAAACTGTTTTAATGTTGACAAATTCATGGATACCTTGAATTCCCAGTTCCCGTCCATAACCGGAACGTTTGATGCCACCAAACGGTAAACGGGGATCGGATTTGACTAAGCCATTGATAAACACCGCACCCGCTTCAACTTCGTCAATCAGGCGTTGGGCTTCTTGTTCATCGGTTGTCCAGGCACTGGCTCCCAGTCCAAAGGGGGATGCATTGGCTCTGGCGATCGCTGTATCAATATCCGGCACTCGGAAGAGTAACGCCACGGGACCAAAAAATTCCTCTTCGTCTGCTGGCGTGCCCGGCGGGAAGTCACTCAAAATCGTGGGTGGATAAAAGTTGCCGGGGCGATCAGATAGGGGCTGTCCGCCGGTTAGAACTTTTGATCCTTTTTTAATGCAAACTTGCACGAGCTCGTCTAAATCTTTGAGAATCCCAGGCGTCGCTAAGGGGCCAACATCTGTATTCTCATCCATGGGGTCACCGATTTTTAACGCCTGAAATTTCTCCACCAAGCGTCGCTCAAATTCATCGGCAACGGCATCCACGACAATAAACCGTTTCGCCGCAATGCAAGATTGACCGGTATTGAGCATCCGCGCCGTGACAGCGGTTGTCACTGCTGCTTCTAGATCGGCACTTTCCAGGACGATAAAGGGGTCACTTCCACCGAGTTCCAATACTGTTTTCTTAATTTGCTTACCTGCTGTTGCGGCTAGACTCGCTCCTGCCGCCTCACTGCCGGTTAAGGTTGCGGCTTTGACTCGCGCATCATTAATAATTGATGCTACTTGGTCTGCACCAATTAATAAGGTTTGAAATGCGCCTTCGGGAAATCCGGCTTCTCGGAAGATTTGTGCGATCGCTAAAGCACATTGCGGTACATTAGAAGCGTGTTTGAGTAACCCGACGTTGCCTGCCATCAGGGCGGGTGCTGCAAATCGAAAGACTTGCCAAAACGGGAAATTCCAAGGCATAACGGCTAGAATCAGCCCCAAGGGTTGATAACGCACAAAGCTCTTGCTGGCATCCGTTGATACGGCAACGTCAGCGAGGAAGTCAGCGGCGTGTTCGGCGTAGTAGCGGCAAACTAAGGCGCATTTTTCGGTTTCTGCGATCGCACTTTTCAGGGTTTTCCCCATTTCCGTGGTCATGATCTTACCGAAGCTGACCTTGTCACGCTCCAGAATTTCGGCGGCTTGATTCAGCCATTCGGCTCGTTGTTGCATTGGCGTTTGGCGATATTGCTCAAATGTCTGTTGCGCCAGTGCTAGCTTTTGTGCTATTGACCCAGAACTCTCGGCCTCAAATGTTTTGATGGTTTCCCCGGTTGCTGGGTTAATCGTAGCGATACCCATAAGCACGTTCTCCAACCCCAAAATAGATGGGTATATGTTTTGTTTTCCTTGTTTTCCTAGTCTAATGCCACCCTAACTTTCCATCCGTCAATGATGTAGATTGCTTTACAGTTTCTTTCACTGGTTAAGAATCGGATCGCGGGTGATAGTGTAAATTTTTTCGACAAAAATATAATCAATCACTTCATTAAACGTGGCAAATCTTAAATAATTATTTATTTTGTTTGAGATCTACACTAGAATGAAGAAGCAATTCTCAGGCTAGCTTGACAAGATTTTTCCTGAAAAATTTAGAGCAAAGACTTAACAACCTAGCGGTTTCCCCGAATCAGTCCATCAAAAGCGCCACAATGCCGCTTGAAGAGTGCGCCTTACCACTCTGATGGTTAGCAGTAACACGACCGTCGTAGATCTTCCCTAAGGACAACATGGATGACTTGGACTTTTGCCCTTGTTGTGAACTCACGTATGGCGGTGCTAGTGATAATCCACGCTCTATCACTAGCAAGCCGATCATTTTAGCCGTCGATGATGATGAAGACAACTTATTGCTGTTGGCTTACGCCCTAGAACCTTTTGGCTGCAATTTGCTCACCGCGTCTGATGGTCTAACGGCTCTACGCAAAGCCCAAGCTTATCAACCGAATTTAATTTTGCTGGATATTCTCATGCCTTACATGAATGGTATGGAGGTAGTCATTCAACTCAAGAAAGACGTAAAGATGAGGACGGTTCCGGTCATTGCTGTCACCGCCTTAGCCAGAATTGAAGACCGAGAACGCCTTCTGGTTGCAGGGTTCAATGACTACATCAGCAAGCCCTATATGATCGAAGAGATTGAAGCATTAGTCCGGCATTATCTCCCGTTGCCCGTGTCTATTTCTTGATCTTGGGGACAGCTTCCGGATTGCGAACTTCGGGTGTAACCTCTAAAACAGCAATGATGCCAGTGCGACCAGTTTCTAAGGTAGCATCGCTGAGAAGGTCAAGGACACAGACACTGAGTACTTCCTCAATCAAGGCTTTTAGTCCGGGTTTGATGGCCTCATCCAATTCTGAACGAACTTTTTGAGCTAAGTCAGATTGACCCCTATCCGCTAGGAGTTGTTCAGGTGGAGTAATCGAGTCTTCAATAACCAAGGCCACCTTTTCATCAAAGATTTGACAAGTCACTTTCCCGGGCTGATGCCCTAACTGGTCGCGATACAAAGCCTGGAGTCGCTGTGAAAGCAGACGTTCTAACTGCCCTCGGGTAGGCTTGGAGGACTCCTGTGTCATAAGGGGATTTTGGTGAAGAATAAAAGGATCTAAAGGCATATTTTAAAGATTATTCAACAATTTTGGTGATCTTGTCTTAGCCAGTCTAAAATCTTGACATTTTCCTGGATTTATGAGATTAAGACGACCACTGCCTTTATAGTACACACCAGCGGAGCAAGGGCGTTGATGGATGGACTAAAAAAGCGAAATATTTCGGAAAATTGAGTTTTAATTTTTATATAGGGGGATTTACTCCTAGAATAGGGCTACAGAATAGGTGTTATATTGACAAACCTCAATAAAGCATCTCTTATCATGAAAAATCAGCACCGATTTAATCCAAGCCAGTCTGTACTAAGCGCTATCAATCCGCTAGCGATTGCCTTGTCCACTTTGCTGCTGAGAGTTGTATCAGGAAGAGTCAACTTCCTAAGAGCAGAACATGATTATGAAAGTTGATATGGAATGTTCTCTTGGCAGCGATAATCAGGCCGTTGCCCCACAGCCATTAGTGTTAGTGGTCGATGATAATGAAGATAATTTATCGTTGCTCGCGTTCTTGGTCGAGCAACTCGATTGCCAAATTATTACTGCGATAGATGGTAAGACGGCGTTGGATTTAATGGAAAATCATCAACCTGCCCTGATCTTACTGGATATGATGCTACCGGATTTAGACGGATTGGAAGTGTTATCTCGCATCAGGCAGAATCCTGTGAATGCTAAAATTCCGGTGATTGCTGTGACAGCGATGGCACGAGCACAAGACCGAGAGCGGATTTTATCAGCTGGCTGCGATGAATACGTGACCAAGCCTTACAATGTTGATGAAATAGAGGCGTTGATGCGACGTTATTTGAGCCAATAGGGTGAAAGGTTTATAGGATGCGTTAGCTTTCTTCGTAACGCATCAAGGATAACTGAATCGGCGCTACTTGAACTGGGGATAAATCAGGATTTTGTAAGTATCCGGTGTTGGGGCGATCGCACGTTCTACCGCATCGGCTAAATGTTGCAGGGGGTAGCGATCGCTAATCAGGGCATCCACATCAATGCGTCGATTGAAGACAATATCTGTTGCTAAAGACTGAATGCGATAAGAAGAACTATAACTCCCCATCAGATCGATTTCCCGACGGTAGAGGATATTAGGATTAATCGGAATTTCCACCTCGTCGGGAAATTCAGCAAAAAATACAATTTTGCCGCCTTTGCGAGTACAGTCTAAGGCTTGGAAAAAGGCTTTCTCACTGGGAACGGCAAGTAGGGTTGTATCCACACCCATCCCCTCGGTGAGAGCAAAAATTTTAGCTTGTAAGTCGGGATCACGGGCATCAAAAGCCGCCTCAGCCCCCACCTGCTTAGCTTTCTCAATTCGGGCAGGGATCAAATCAGTGGCGATCGCTTTTGCCCCAAAGTACTTCACCAGCATAATAAACATTAGCCCAATTGGACCCGCCCCGGTGACCAAAATGGTTTGACCGGGAGTTACTTGGGCTTTTTTCACCGCCTTGAGGCAGCAATTCGTAGGTTCGACAAAACTCGCTTGTTCAAAACTAACCCCCTCTGGGATTGGAATTAACCCCCCATTGCGGACAATATGCCCCGGAACTTTGACATAGTCAGCAAAGCCACCCCCGCTAGGCACAAAGCCTGCTGTTGTGGAGATATTTTTATAAACGTCGCACATCGAGAAATTGTCATTGAGGCAGTAGCCGCAGCGCATACAAGGGATATGGTGCATAACCACAACCCGTTGCCCCACCTGCCAACCTGTCACCTCTTTTCCAACGGCAGCAATCACACCCGCTGTTTCATGTCCGTAGATGCGCGGAGGATCATACAAGGGATAACGAATTTTTTTGATATCTGACTGGCAAAGCCCCACCACTCGCACCTGCACCAACACCTCATCGGCGTGAAGTTCGGGAACGGGCACCTCTTCGTAACTTAGTTGATTAACGCCTCGGAATACTTGCGCCTTCATGCACTCCTCCTCTTTGCCTAGCAATTTTAGCTTTTTTCGCCAGAAGCCCCGCATCCTAATTGTTATACTCACATCTTGCGTTCAAAGATAGCAGACTTTTTCCCTCGCTCCTCGCTCCTTTAAAGCCTGAAAATCTATCGAATAGAAGATAGTAAATTGTTTATTATATCTTCCTTAGATAGAGGTAAATCTTACCTAATTTTACAACCATACAAGGTAAAGAAGTCTACTTAGGAGAAAATCCATGAAGCACAGATTTTTTACAGTCTTAGGAATTTTGGCAGTGAGTACAGGGTTAGCTAACTCAGTTCATGCACAGTCAGCCTTTGTCTCAAATCCAGATCCCGCCGAAGTTACCGTATCCAGCGAGTCCCTGGACGGGATTAGAAGCAGAACATTAGGTGATGACTTCAACAACTTTTTTTTAGATAGTTCTTCAACTACTCCATTGAGTCCTGTGGGAAATAATAACAACTTTATTGTTCGCAATGGAACTGTATGGCAAATCACTGAAGACGTTCAATTAGTTGGCAATAGACCAATTTACCCCTCCGTTAGTCCTGTTCCTTGGCAACAAAATCAACCGCTTACTAATCAGCCATTAAATGGCCCGGAAAGAGTGGAATTGCAGTTTGACTTGGGGCAATAATCTCTGTAAGATTTGTTGAAGGTAAAGGTATTGATGGTTGAGCGAGAGCTGTAACTTTGGCATACTGTTCAGCTTAATAAATACTCTCTGCGCTATTTTTCTATCTTAAGGAATTGTAAAGTTAATTCCATTACCATTAAATATAGCGAGAGAAATCAAAAAATCAAACATAAAAATCGAAATCCACGATGTAACCACAGCAGATGTTGCAGCTTGTCCCACACCTTTAGCGCCTCCCTTCGTCGTTAATCCCCAACTACAGCCAATAATGGCAATGAGTACTCCAAAAATCAAAGATTTCAACACTACATTCAGTAAATCTCGCACTTCTAGAAGCTCATGAACTGAATTTAAAAATACATCAGGCGGCACATTATAAAAATTCATTCCCACAAATACCCCCCCAGCAATTCCCATGATCAGTGCCAGAATGGTTAAGATAGGTAACATTAAAAAGCAGGCAACCACACGAGGAATTACTAAATAATTAATCGGGTCAGTTTTCAACATATATAGAGCATCAATTTGTTCTGATATTTGCATCGCACCAATCTCTGCCGCATAAGCCGAACCCACCTGTCCCGCCACAATACTCGCCGTTAAAATAGGAGCTAACTCACGGCAGAAGGCTAATGAAAAAGCTCCACCCACAAAATTGACGGCTCCAAATCGACTTAATTCTCTTGCGGTTTGAATAGTAAAAATCATTCCAGCAAAAACGGCGACTAGTATAACCGGATTCAGGGAACCGACACCAACCGTTGCCATCTGTTCTAGCAAGTTTCGAGAGGAAAATTTTCCTTGAAGCAAACGCAATACAACTTGACCACTTAAGAAAATGGCGGCTATATATCGATAAATCCAGGGGTATTCGATGTGGTCTTCAGATAGATGTTTGGGCATATTTCAATTGTCTATGGCACGTATATCCATATTGCCCTTGCTTGAATGTCGTTGGTTAAAAATCAGCGGAGGAGCAAGCTATTAAAACGACCTCAGACATTGATACAGATGCCCCGTAGGCTTGAAAAATTTACCCTTTTACAAGTGTTTTCGTGATAAATGGAGACTTGGCGAATAGAAAAAATCAGTTGGGTAGCTCCGCAATGGGTATGATAGAGGCTTATTCGCTCCAGCTAACCCCCAAGAATGATTGCCTCCCCCATTTCTGCGGATTGACGCGCAGCATCTGCAACTTTGAGGGCATAACAACTCGCGGATGGAGACACGTATAAAGGTTTTCCTTCGAGCAAGTAATCTAATACCATACTGGTGTCTTTGGCAAATAAACCGCGACGCCCAGCCACTTCAATGGGTGTCTTTTCTTCCCCCCGAATCAGCATTCCCCGATCGCCCTCAAACAGTAGCGTTCCTTGGTCTCCATGAACTTCAAAGTTACGTTGTGTATGCCAGAAAGTTTCTCCTTTTCCATAGGTCACTTCGGCAATTAATTCGCTGGCAAAGCACAGTTGGGCTGTACATAAACAAGCTGTGAAATATTCATCTGTGTACCAAAACCGCGATTGACAACTAACAGACGCTACCTTGCCAAATAAGTCTGTGAAGCGATGAATCCGGGAGAGTGCAGCACTGAGGGGAAAGCCAAAGAGTTCTGGATGGTATGTCCAGCGCTGGGGTGCAGGATGAGCCGGGGAGAGGGTGACATAACGAGCATAAAAGGGATTACCAATTTGGGGCAAGAACTGCCGCAGCGCTTCATGCATACCGCCTAGGATTTCAATATGTTCGACATGCAGGAGTTTGTCTTTGGCTTGTGCAAGGGCAATCAGCGATTCTGCTTCTTTGGGGTCGAGGGAGAGGGGATATTCGACAAGAACATGCTTTCCGGCGTTGAGGGCAGCCCGGACAATCATCCCATGATCGAGATTAATCGTACAAATCACGATTAAGTCCACCTCAGGATGCTGCACTAAGTCTGTCCAGGCATCGACCACTGAGATGTTGTAGTTTTTCGCAAATTCTTGGGTTTTTTCGGGGGTATGACCACTGACAGCCACTAAATGCGATCGCTTATCAGCCTGCAAAGCTTCAGCCCGTCGCTGCGCCGCATATCCAGTACCAACAATACCAGTTCGGATGGGGAGGGAAGGAGGATTAATCTGTGTCAACAATGGCATTAAAAAATTTAGAGGTTATTTACTAGGATTTCACCATTTACTTCTTCAAGGCAAGTTAGGGCATGTTGGTAAAGTTGTCACTACAATCATAAGTTGAGCATAATTAAAACCATAAGTTGAGCAAAAGAGCCGCTGTAATAGACATTTTCTTGTTCAGGAAAACATAGCCGATCTCCATTTAACAACCATAAGTTGAGCAAAAGGATAAATCCTAGGCATAAGTTGGCACAAAATTGCAAACCGTCTCCCCTATAAAAACCATAGGTCATTAACCAAGTCTCACCTCAGCCCGATCAGCGAGTGAGGAGCTAGCTTGCTAATCTTCAACTGATCATAGTTATCTCGATTTGTAAAAGTAATTGTAATATTCCTTAATAAAAGGTGTTCTAGGTAGAGGAAACTTATTTTAAGTTATGAAAGTTTTTGCCTATATACTCCCCATCTTTCGTGCAGGTCAAGAGTTCAAGAAAAAGTCTTGTCAATTTGACAAAATTGTTGGCAAAACACGGATAAATTATCCTTGTTGTCTGTTTGAGTGCCTACAGGCATTTGTTGGTGCAGGTCGGATACAGCCACAACGACAAGCAACAGGAATCTGTCTGTTACTTTTGCTGAGCGCTTACGATCGCACCAATCACTCACAACCCGCTTCACCCTATCCCAGAACCGAACAGGGAGAAGCCCCGGCACGGTTGACAAAACAAGCAATCTGTGCAGTCAAAGCAGGGCAAAGGCGATCGCTTGCTCCCATCGCGGCTGCACCGACGATGAACCGAGTCAATACCCCTTTTCTCAAGGTTTTGAATAGCATTAGGTTCTGACGCAGTGTTTGTTCTGACTGATGACGGCTTTGACGCGAGCTACAGGGTTACTCGAATCCCGGTAAGCTCAATTGTTCCGGTTCTGCGGCTTCAGGTTTTGCCTTGCGGCTTTTCTTTTCACTTTTACCCTTTGCCTTTTTCTTTGTATCCAGCTTCTCCCGTTCGGCGCGGATGCGTTCTAGAAGGACAGAGGCGGGTTCGTCGTTGGGGTCTTGGGGAACCAGTTCGCCTCGGAAGGCTTTGGCAAGGATGGATTGATCTAGAAGTTGGAGATTCTTAGCACTTTCGTCTGCCATAGCTGCTAAGCTTTGTGTTGCCGAGAACTGTTGATTAACTGCTTGTACAATCTTGTATTGTTCAGCAACAGGAGGTAAAGGAATAGGTGTAGATTTTAAGTCGCTTCCCGCAATTCCTTGCTGCCCCGCCGAAGTTTTGATGTGGCTGTCAATGTGTGAACGTGAGACTCCGAAATTACACGCTAATTCTAAATACTTAGAGAGACAAAGCAGCT of the Allocoleopsis franciscana PCC 7113 genome contains:
- a CDS encoding SDR family oxidoreductase: MYLVTGATGQIGRRVVRLLRERELPVRAFVRLSSRYGELESRGAELFIGDLQEERDIQKACKGVQYIISTHGSGRGNAQTLDYRANIELIDQAKEHGVQHFVFISVMGSDRGYEDAPVFKAKRAVEKYLEASGINYTILRPSGLASNLIPLAEQFRQSGIYLLNGDGKNRTSIVSTDDLAQMAVDSITVEGARNQSFAVGGPDVLKREDIPRIFSRIFNRDPIIINPPLFVFDGIRNAFGFVNPQTRKGLGTLRTLLANEFFCTSEEIAKLESVYNFKLESLESFLRRYLGT
- the xth gene encoding exodeoxyribonuclease III, producing MKIATWNVNSIRTRLMQVVDWLQANPVDVLCLQETKVVDADFPRSPLENLGYHLYVSGQKSYNGVAILSRTPVEDISIGFAPVLGADVVGDLDEQKRVITGIVGNVRIVNLYVPNGSAVGSDKYHYKLRWLKVLREYLKTLLEKQPHELCVCGDFNIAPDHRDIHDPKGRDEHIMASPAERQALQDVLTVGLADAFRKFTAEAGHFTWWDYRTRAFSRDRGWRIDHHYLTPNLYNQAISCTIDKAPRQLEQPSDHTPVIVEF
- a CDS encoding acetolactate synthase large subunit, coding for MGEINTAELLVRCLENEGVEYVFGLPGEENLHVLEALRHSSIKFITTRHEQGAAFMADLYGRLTGKAGVCLSTLGPGATNLMTGVADANLDGAPLVAITGQVGTDRMHIESHQYLDLVAMFAPVTKWNAQIVRPSNTAEIVRKAFKIAQSEKPGAVHIDLPENIAAMPVLGQPLAKDEREKTYASFRSIGKAAVAISKAKNPLILVGNGAIRAGASEALTEFATRMNIPVVNSFMGKGVIPYTHPLALWTVGLQQRDHVSCAFDQADLIIAVGYDLVEYSPKKWNPEGKIPIIHIGMSPAEIDSSYIPLVEVVGDISDSLAEIMKQADREGKTIPYAVELRADIRADYELYANDEGFPIKPQKLIYDLRQVMGPDDIVISDVGAHKMWMARQYHCDRPNTCIISNGFAAMGIALPGAIGAKLVYPERNVVAVTGDGGFMMNCQELETALRVGTPFVTLIFNDGGYGLIEWKQQNHFGDSAFIRFGNPDFVKFAESMGLKGYRVNSAAELIPTLKEALAQDVPTVIDCPVDYGENLRFTQKAGDLSCKI
- a CDS encoding NAD-dependent succinate-semialdehyde dehydrogenase, producing the protein MGIATINPATGETIKTFEAESSGSIAQKLALAQQTFEQYRQTPMQQRAEWLNQAAEILERDKVSFGKIMTTEMGKTLKSAIAETEKCALVCRYYAEHAADFLADVAVSTDASKSFVRYQPLGLILAVMPWNFPFWQVFRFAAPALMAGNVGLLKHASNVPQCALAIAQIFREAGFPEGAFQTLLIGADQVASIINDARVKAATLTGSEAAGASLAATAGKQIKKTVLELGGSDPFIVLESADLEAAVTTAVTARMLNTGQSCIAAKRFIVVDAVADEFERRLVEKFQALKIGDPMDENTDVGPLATPGILKDLDELVQVCIKKGSKVLTGGQPLSDRPGNFYPPTILSDFPPGTPADEEEFFGPVALLFRVPDIDTAIARANASPFGLGASAWTTDEQEAQRLIDEVEAGAVFINGLVKSDPRLPFGGIKRSGYGRELGIQGIHEFVNIKTVWIK
- a CDS encoding response regulator; translation: MDDLDFCPCCELTYGGASDNPRSITSKPIILAVDDDEDNLLLLAYALEPFGCNLLTASDGLTALRKAQAYQPNLILLDILMPYMNGMEVVIQLKKDVKMRTVPVIAVTALARIEDRERLLVAGFNDYISKPYMIEEIEALVRHYLPLPVSIS
- a CDS encoding DUF2294 domain-containing protein, whose translation is MTQESSKPTRGQLERLLSQRLQALYRDQLGHQPGKVTCQIFDEKVALVIEDSITPPEQLLADRGQSDLAQKVRSELDEAIKPGLKALIEEVLSVCVLDLLSDATLETGRTGIIAVLEVTPEVRNPEAVPKIKK
- a CDS encoding response regulator, with protein sequence MIMKVDMECSLGSDNQAVAPQPLVLVVDDNEDNLSLLAFLVEQLDCQIITAIDGKTALDLMENHQPALILLDMMLPDLDGLEVLSRIRQNPVNAKIPVIAVTAMARAQDRERILSAGCDEYVTKPYNVDEIEALMRRYLSQ